A stretch of the Panicum virgatum strain AP13 chromosome 9N, P.virgatum_v5, whole genome shotgun sequence genome encodes the following:
- the LOC120688475 gene encoding valine--tRNA ligase, mitochondrial 1-like, with amino-acid sequence MEKPLNAKELERKLKKDQKAREKEEKKIKAKQKEAARLQAQAVSDGGGAKKSDKKLRKKGAMDESPEDFIDPETPAGQKKLLASQMAKQYSPAAVEKSWYAWWESSRYFEADAASSKPPFVIVQPPPNVTGVLHIGHAITAAIEDAIIRWRRMSGYNALWVPGMDHAGIATQVVVEKKLMREKNLSRHNVGREKFLCEVLKWKEQHGGAILKQLRILGASLDWSRECFTMDELRSKAVTEAFVRLYKDGLIYRAHRLVNWDCTLRTAISDIEVDHEDLAGETSLEVPGYKSPVQFGVLISFAYPLEEGLGEIIVATTRIETMLGDTAIAVHPQDGRYKHLHGKYALHPFNGRKLKIICDAELVDPNFGTGAVKITPAHDPNDFKVGERHNLEFINIFTDDGKISEMGGSQFEGMPRFSARTAVIDALKNKGLYRGTKSNVMSLSLCSRSKDVVEPMMKPQWFVSCNSMAKGALDAVKSKKIEIIPPQYEQDWYRWLENIRDWCISRQLWWGHRIPAWYVTLEDDEEKDMGSYSDHWIIARDENDAILEAKQRYPGKKYQLYQDPDVLDTWFSSGLFPLSVLGWPDDKPDLSTFYPSSVLETGSDILFFWVARMVMMGMQLGGDVPFQKVYLHPIIRDAHGRKMAKSLGNVIDPVDVINGISLENLQKKLEDGNLDPKEIEKAKEGQRKDFPNGIPECGTDALRFALISYTSQSDKINLDIKRVHGYRQWCNKLWNAIRFAMNKLGDQYVPPATIAVCSLPPVCKWILSVLNKAVGKTKFSLEAYKFSEATSSIYSWWQYQLCDVYIEAIKPYFNESQDFESARGASRDTLWVCLDMGLRLLHPFMPYITEELWQRLPQPKQACTKDSIMISEYPKVVQEWTNDQIEYEMEIVLDTVNKLRSLRPSTDTYERRPAFVLCRG; translated from the exons ATGGAGAAG CCCCTGAATGCGAAGGAGTTGGAGAGGAAATTGAAGAAGGATCAAAAG GCGAgagagaaggaggagaagaagatcaAAGCAAAACAGAAGGAAGCAGCCAGGCTCCAG GCACAAGCAGTATCTGATGGAGGCGGAGCTAAGAAGAGTGATAAGAAGCTGAGAAAGAAAGGTGCTATGGATGAGAGCCCTGAGGATTTCATTGATCCAGAGACTCCTGCTGGACAGAAAAAACTGCTGGCATCTCAAatggcaaaacaatatagcCCCGCTGCTGTTGAGAAATC CTGGTATGCTTGGTGGGAATCATCTCGGTATTTTGAAGCAGACGCAGCAAGCTCAAAGCCACCATTTGTAATA GTCCAGCCACCCCCTAATGTGACTGGGGTGCTTCACATAGGCCATGCGATCACAGCAGCTATTGAG GATGCTATAATTCGCTGGCGGAGGATGTCAGGCTACAATGCTTTATGGGTTCCTGGAATGGACCATGCTGGCATAGCAACCCAG GTGGTAGTTGAGAAAAAACTGATGCGTGAGAAGAATCTATCGAGGCATAATGTAGGACGTGAGAAATTTTTATGTGAG GTCCTCAAATGGAAAGAGCAGCATGGTGGTGCCATTCTGAAACAACTTCGCATACTTGGAGCCTCACTTGATTGGTCACGCGAG TGTTTTACAATGGATGAGCTGAGATCAAAAGCTGTGACTGAGGCTTTTGTTAGGCTGTATAAGGATGGTTTGATTTATAG AGCTCATCGTCTTGTGAACTGGGATTGCACACTTCGAACAGCAATTTCTGATATTGAG GTTGACCATGAGGATCTTGCAGGGGAGACTTCATTAGAGGTTCCTGGTTATAAGTCTCCAGTGCAATTTGGTGTTTTGATATCTTTCGCCTATCCTCTAGAGGAAGGTTTAGGTGAAATTATTGTCGCAACAACACGGATAGAAACAATGCTTGGTGATACTGCCATAGCTGTTCATCCGCAGGATGGAAGATATAAGCACTTACATGGAAAATATGCCCTACACCCTTTCAATGGACGGAAGCTAAAAATAATTTGTGACGCTGAGTTAGTGGATCCTAATTTTGGTACTGGTGCTGTCAAG ATTACACCAGCTCATGATCCCAATGACTTCAAGGTTGGGGAACGGCATAACCTTGAGTTCATTAATATTTTCACAGATGATGGGAAAATAAGTGAAATGGGAGGCTCGCAATTTGAAGGGATGCCACGTTTTTCTGCTCGAACTGCTGTTATTGATGCTTTGAAAAATAAG GGTCTCTACCGCGGCACAAAAAGTAACGTGATGAGCTTGAGTCTGTGTTCAAGGTCTAAAGATGTCGTGGAGCCAATGATGAAGCCACAATGGTTTGTTAGTTGTAACTCTATGGCAAAGGGAGCTCTTGATGCTGTAAAGTCCAAAAAAATTGAGATCATTCCTCCACAATATGAGCAAGACTGGTATAG ATGGCTTGAAAACATACGTGATTGGTGTATTTCAAGACAACTTTGGTGGGGACACCGCATACCTGCTTGGTATGTGACATTAGAAGATGATGAAGAGAAAGACATGGGTTCTTACAGTGACCACTGGATTATCGCAAGGGATGAAAATGATGCAATCCTGGAGGCAAAGCAGAGGTATCCAGGGAAGAAATATCAGTTATATCAAGATCCTGATGTACTAGATACATGGTTTTCATCTGGCCTCTTTCCATTAAGCGTACTCGGTTGGCCAGATGATAAACCCGATCTTAGTACATTCTACCCTAGTTCTGTCCTTGAAACTGGATCGGATATCCTCTTCTTTTGGGTAGCACGGATGGTGATGATGGGAATGCAACTCGGTGGTGATGTGCCATTTCAAAAG GTTTACTTGCATCCAATTATCCGTGATGCACATGGCCGTAAAATGGCCAAGTCACTGGGAAATGTCATTGATCCCGTTGATGTGATAAATGGCATATCACTGGAAAATCTTCAGAAAAAGTTGGAAGATGGCAATCTGGATCCAAAAGAGATAGAGAAAGCAAAAGAAGGGCAGAGGAAGGATTTCCCTAATGGCATTCCAGAGTGTGGTACCGATGCCCTTCGCTTTGCCCTGATTTCCTACACTTCTCAG TCTGACAAGATAAACCTGGATATAAAAAGAGTGCATGGGTATCGACAGTGGTGCAATAAGCTGTGGAATGCCATTCGTTTTGCCATGAACAAGCTTGGAGATCAGTATGTCCCACCAGCAACTATTGCAGTGTGTTCTTTGCCACCTGTATGCAAATGGATACTCTCAGTACTTAACAAGGCTGTTGGCAAGACTAAGTTTTCACTAGAAGCGTATAAATTCTCTGAGGCTACATCCTCGATATACTCATGGTGGCAGTACCAGCTTTGCGATGTATATATTGAAGCAATAAAACCTTATTTCAATGAATCTCAAGATTTTGAATCTGCAAGAGGTGCCTCTAGAGATACACTATGGGTATGCTTGGACATGGGTTTGCGCCTGCTCCATCCATTCATGCCTTACATAACTGAGGAGCTTTGGCAGCGTCTTCCTCAACCTAAACAAGCCTGTACGAAAGATTCCATTATGATATCAGAATACCCCAAAGTTGTACAG GAATGGACAAATGATCAAATCGAATATGAAATGGAGATTGTGTTAGATACTGTGAACAAGCTACGATCACTTCGGCCATCAACAGATACGTATGAAAG ACGTCCTGCTTTTGTGCTTTGCCGAGGCTAG
- the LOC120690953 gene encoding heavy metal-associated isoprenylated plant protein 39-like isoform X2 produces the protein MAQKVVLRVPTMTDDKIKQKAIEAVADIYGIDSIAADLKENKMTIIGEMDAVAIAKKLKKIGKIDIVSIGPAKEEKKEEKKEEKKEEKKEEKKEEKKEEKKEEKK, from the exons ATGGCTCAG AAGGTGGTGCTGAGGGTTCCAACCATGACTGATGACAAGATCAAGCAGAAGGCCATTGAAGCTGTTGCGGACATTTACG GTATTGACTCCATAGCAGCAGATCTGAAGGAGAACAAGATGACCATCATAGGCGAAATGGATGCTGTTGCAATTGCAAAGAAGTTAAAGAAGATTGGGAAGATTGACATTGTGTCCATTGGACCTGCAaaggaagaaaagaaggaagaaaagaaagaggagaaaaaagaagaaaagaaagaagagaagaaagaggagaagaaagaggagaagaaagaagagaagaaatGA
- the LOC120690953 gene encoding heavy metal-associated isoprenylated plant protein 39-like isoform X1, producing MAQQKVVLRVPTMTDDKIKQKAIEAVADIYGIDSIAADLKENKMTIIGEMDAVAIAKKLKKIGKIDIVSIGPAKEEKKEEKKEEKKEEKKEEKKEEKKEEKKEEKK from the exons ATGGCTCAG CAGAAGGTGGTGCTGAGGGTTCCAACCATGACTGATGACAAGATCAAGCAGAAGGCCATTGAAGCTGTTGCGGACATTTACG GTATTGACTCCATAGCAGCAGATCTGAAGGAGAACAAGATGACCATCATAGGCGAAATGGATGCTGTTGCAATTGCAAAGAAGTTAAAGAAGATTGGGAAGATTGACATTGTGTCCATTGGACCTGCAaaggaagaaaagaaggaagaaaagaaagaggagaaaaaagaagaaaagaaagaagagaagaaagaggagaagaaagaggagaagaaagaagagaagaaatGA
- the LOC120690952 gene encoding pentatricopeptide repeat-containing protein At3g60050-like, which translates to MIPGAHLPPLRAARALCARFFPSRHLCSDSSRNSGESPSGNVQINSDGVREGGEEVIGLDAGRLPREMLLRLPPPGGPPESDDDDGEKISPGHSPRRRLFEDVRLVADRIFRILLQDGPGFSARQALDEMRPKVSNVLIREVLFRFVVSVDSVNRERYPKLAYKFFVWAGQQDGYQHDTSMYNLVMKVFAECGEVKAMWRLLEEMAEKGLPVSARTFHLLICASGNVGLRRRLVERFIKLSTFRYRPFRNAFNAILHMLLTIEQYSLIEWVHEKMILEGHSPDILTYNIVMRAKYMLGKLDQFHRLLDEMGRNGFTPDLHTYNLLLHVLGKGDKPLAALNLLNYMSDVGCVPNVLHFTNLIDGLGRAGNLEACRYFFDEMVKKGCEPDVVCYTVMITSYVAAGEFEEAQRFFDDMLVRGQLPNVYTYNSMIGGLCTVGEFDKAFSMLKDMELHGCTPNFSVYSSLVSRLRNAGKDSQANNVIKYMTDKGHYLHLLSRFGGYKRC; encoded by the coding sequence ATGATCCCGGGCGCTCACCTACCTCCGCTCCGAGCAGCCCGGGCGCTGTGCGCCCGGTTCTTCCCGTCGCGGCATCTCTGCAGTGACAGTTCTAGAAACAGCGGCGAGAGTCCCTCGGGCAATGTACAGATCAATAGTGACGGCGTCCgtgagggaggagaggaggtgatAGGTCTGGATGCGGGCCGCTTACCGCGGGAAATGCTCCTCCGGCTGCCGCCACCAGGAGGCCCGCCGGAGAGTGACGACGATGATGGCGAAAAAATTTCCCCTGGGCACAGTCCGAGGAGACGGTTGTTCGAGGATGTGAGGCTGGTAGCTGACAGGATCTTTAGGATCCTGCTGCAGGACGGCCCAGGGTTCAGCGCCCGCCAGGCGCTCGATGAAATGCGCCCGAAGGTGTCCAACGTGCTGATAAGGGAGGTGCTGTTCAGGTTTGTTGTGTCCGTGGACAGTGTGAACCGTGAAAGGTACCCGAAGCTTGCGTACAAGTTCTTCGTGTGGGCAGGGCAGCAGGACGGGTATCAACACGACACAAGCATGTACAACCTGGTCATGAAGGTTTTTGCTGAGTGTGGGGAGGTGAAGGCGATGTGGCGGCTGTTGGAGGAGATGGCGGAAAAGGGACTGCCTGTCTCTGCCCGGACATTCCACCTCCTGATATGCGCATCTGGGAATGTTGGGCTGAGGCGGAGGCTGGTGGAGAGGTTCATCAAGTTGAGTACTTTCAGGTACCGCCCATTCAGGAATGCATTCAATGCGATACTGCACATGCTTCTGACGATAGAGCAGTACTCTCTGATTGAGTGGGTTCATGAGAAAATGATCCTTGAGGGGCACTCGCCTGACATCTTGACATACAACATAGTGATGCGTGCAAAGTATATGCTTGGTAAGTTGGATCAATTCCATCGTTTACTTGATGAGATGGGGAGAAATGGGTTTACGCCAGACCTCCATACATACAATCTGTTGCTCCATGTGCTTGGTAAGGGAGACAAACCCCTCGCAGCTCTCAATTTGCTGAACTACATGAGTGATGTTGGGTGTGTACCAAATGTGCTTCATTTCACAAATTTGATTGATGGTCTTGGCCGTGCTGGCAACCTAGAAGCTTGCAGGTACTTCTTTGATGAGATGGTCAAGAAAGGTTGTGAACCAGATGTTGTCTGCTATACCGTTATGATCACAAGCTATGTGGCAGCTGGGGAATTTGAGGAAGCCCAGAGGTTTTTTGATGATATGCTGGTAAGAGGGCAGCTTCCGAATGTGTACACATACAATTCCATGATAGGGGGGCTTTGCACAGTAGGGGAGTTTGATAAAGCATTCTCTATGCTGAAAGACATGGAGTTGCATGGATGCACACCAAATTTCTCAGTGTACAGTAGTCTAGTGAGTAGACTACGTAATGCTGGGAAGGACTCTCAAGCTAACAATGTCATCAAGTACATGACAGATAAGGGTCATTATCTTCATCTGCTGTCAAGGTTTGGGGGATACAAAAGATGCTAA